The DNA region TAGAACCAGAATTAAAAGTTGTTGAAAGAATGCGTGTCCCTACTGAAGCAGATCAAGGTTATGATCACATTCTATCTCAGATAAAAAAGCTAATTAATCAGATCGGTGAAAAAACAAATTCATATCCTGCGTTTCTTGGAATAGGGACTCCAGGCATTGTTGATCAGGAAACCCATCTCATTAAAAATAGTAATACACTTGGATTGATTGGCAGACCTATGAAAGAGGATCTTGAAAATCTTTTGGGAATTAAAGTGAAGATGGCCAACGATGCAAACTGTTTTGCAATGGCGGAAGCACAATTGGGTGTCGTACCTGACTATGTTAAAAATCCAGAGGTCGTTTTTGGTGTTATCATGGGTACAGGCGTTGGAAGCGGCATTGTGGTCAATGGTAATGTAATTCATGGTAAACACGGAATTGGTGGGGAATGGGGACATAATATTTTGGATGAAAGCGGTGATTTGTGCTACTGCGGTAAAAAAGGCTGTGTAGAAACATTCATTTCCGGTCCGGCTTGTGAACGACATTATGAAAAACTAAGTGGTGAAAAAATAAAAATGGCC from Saprospiraceae bacterium includes:
- a CDS encoding ROK family protein, with translation MSDLLWGIDLGGTKIEGVAIQIEPELKVVERMRVPTEADQGYDHILSQIKKLINQIGEKTNSYPAFLGIGTPGIVDQETHLIKNSNTLGLIGRPMKEDLENLLGIKVKMANDANCFAMAEAQLGVVPDYVKNPEVVFGVIMGTGVGSGIVVNGNVIHGKHGIGGEWGHNILDESGDLCYCGKKGCVETFISGPACERHYEKLSGEKIKMAEVYARYLQGDHFAVETMERFIYYFGKAVAVVINIIDPEIIVFGGGLGNLDILYNQGREEVRKYIFNYELKTLFVKPKLGDSAGVIGAALL